The following are from one region of the Nocardia terpenica genome:
- a CDS encoding helix-turn-helix transcriptional regulator, giving the protein MDRDELADFLRRRREQLQPADVGVLPGLRRRTPGLRRDEVALLAGMSTDYYTRLEQSRGPRPSVQVLGALARALRLTDDERDHVFHLCGHPAPLRTGGDRHVGPGLLYLLGKLEDTPACVVSDLGEVLVQNRMHIVLVGERTGRTGLGRYLLWRWFAEPTERGGFPEEDWDRLARKHVADLRATAARRAGDPDVTELVTRLRAVSPDFERLWTEHEVAVRVADAKRMIHPQVGMLDLVCETLVTPNATQNLLVYYPRPGTDAQEKLDLLRVIGTQSMGSETGSRATLSDRG; this is encoded by the coding sequence ATGGATCGCGACGAGCTTGCCGATTTCCTGCGCCGCCGCCGGGAGCAGTTGCAGCCCGCCGATGTGGGTGTGCTGCCGGGCCTGCGCCGCCGCACCCCCGGCCTGCGGCGCGACGAGGTGGCCCTGCTCGCGGGCATGTCGACCGACTACTACACCCGGCTCGAGCAGTCGCGCGGCCCGCGGCCCTCGGTGCAGGTGCTCGGCGCGCTGGCCCGCGCGCTGCGCCTCACCGACGACGAGCGCGACCACGTGTTCCACCTGTGCGGGCATCCCGCGCCGCTGCGCACCGGCGGCGACCGGCACGTCGGGCCCGGCCTGCTGTATCTGCTCGGCAAGCTCGAGGACACGCCCGCCTGCGTGGTCTCCGATCTGGGCGAGGTCCTGGTGCAGAACCGGATGCACATCGTCCTGGTGGGCGAGCGCACCGGGCGCACCGGGCTGGGCCGCTACCTGCTGTGGCGCTGGTTCGCCGAACCGACCGAGCGCGGCGGATTTCCCGAGGAGGACTGGGATCGGCTGGCGCGCAAGCACGTCGCCGATCTGCGCGCCACCGCCGCCCGCCGCGCCGGCGACCCGGACGTCACCGAGCTGGTGACCCGGCTGCGGGCCGTCAGCCCCGACTTCGAGCGATTGTGGACCGAGCACGAGGTGGCGGTGCGGGTCGCCGACGCCAAACGCATGATCCACCCGCAGGTCGGGATGCTGGACCTGGTGTGCGAAACCCTGGTCACCCCGAACGCCACGCAGAACCTACTGGTCTACTACCCGCGCCCGGGCACCGACGCGCAGGAGAAGCTGGACCTGTTGCGCGTCATCGGAACTCAGTCGATGGGCTCCGAAACCGGCTCGCGCGCAACGCTGTCCGACCGAGGCTGA
- a CDS encoding MarR family winged helix-turn-helix transcriptional regulator: MGGPRWLNEQERRAWLAFLTAAGLLHRRLDQQLERDSGLSHLQYEILVRLADAPDHELRMSELAHALLNSKSKLTYQIDRLEQTGLVRRRSCPTDMRAVYAVLTDAGRRKLEQAAPGHVAAVRELFVDVLTPGQLTALADGLGEVGRRLTPEP; this comes from the coding sequence ATGGGTGGTCCGCGTTGGCTGAACGAGCAGGAGCGGCGCGCATGGCTCGCCTTCCTGACCGCCGCCGGTCTGCTGCACCGGCGCCTGGATCAGCAGCTCGAGCGCGATTCCGGGCTCTCCCACCTGCAATACGAGATCCTGGTCCGGCTGGCCGACGCCCCCGATCACGAATTACGCATGAGCGAACTGGCCCACGCCCTGCTCAATTCCAAGAGCAAGCTCACCTATCAGATCGACCGGCTGGAACAGACGGGCCTGGTCCGGCGCCGGTCGTGCCCGACCGACATGCGCGCGGTCTACGCCGTGCTCACCGACGCCGGGCGGCGCAAGCTCGAACAGGCCGCGCCGGGCCACGTGGCCGCGGTGCGGGAGCTGTTCGTCGACGTGCTGACCCCCGGCCAGCTCACCGCCCTCGCCGACGGCCTGGGCGAGGTGGGCCGCCGGTTGACCCCGGAGCCCTGA
- a CDS encoding MerR family transcriptional regulator, with amino-acid sequence MGAIAQDVTDIEYNRPRYSIGEVADRSGLSRDTLRWYERIGLMNYVGRDHAGKRRFSDRDLNWLDLIGKLRTTGMTVADMLHYAELVRQGESTVRERLGMFRNTRADVLARIDELQQTLAALDHKIAIYETRAAAMDRLSCDAAV; translated from the coding sequence ATGGGTGCGATCGCGCAGGATGTGACGGATATCGAGTACAACCGGCCGCGGTATTCGATCGGCGAGGTGGCCGATCGGTCGGGGCTCAGCCGGGACACCCTGCGCTGGTACGAGCGCATCGGGCTGATGAACTACGTGGGCCGCGACCACGCGGGCAAGCGCCGCTTCAGCGATCGCGACCTGAACTGGCTGGACCTGATCGGGAAGCTGCGGACCACCGGCATGACGGTCGCGGACATGCTCCACTACGCGGAACTGGTGCGCCAGGGCGAGTCCACGGTCCGCGAGCGACTCGGCATGTTCCGCAACACCCGCGCCGACGTCCTGGCCCGCATCGACGAACTACAGCAGACCCTGGCCGCCCTGGACCACAAGATCGCGATCTACGAAACGAGAGCGGCCGCGATGGACCGGCTCTCGTGCGACGCGGCCGTCTGA
- a CDS encoding GNAT family N-acetyltransferase: MTDQAVTTSVVRNDTQHRYEVWYGDTLAGFAEYREHDNDTTFIHTEIDGRFGGKGLGGALARDAIEDVIARERAVVARCSFIKSWLDKHPEYDEHVVGKGIRR, from the coding sequence ATGACCGATCAAGCGGTGACGACCAGTGTCGTCCGCAACGACACGCAACATCGCTACGAGGTGTGGTACGGCGACACGCTGGCCGGATTCGCCGAATACCGGGAGCACGACAACGACACGACATTCATCCACACCGAGATCGACGGCAGGTTCGGCGGCAAGGGCCTGGGCGGCGCCCTGGCGCGCGACGCGATCGAGGACGTGATCGCGCGCGAACGTGCCGTGGTGGCCCGCTGCTCGTTCATCAAGTCCTGGCTGGACAAGCATCCCGAATACGATGAGCACGTGGTGGGCAAGGGCATTCGGCGCTGA
- a CDS encoding SixA phosphatase family protein: MVRTLILMRHGKSAYPPGVADHERPLAPRGRREAGLAGAWLRANQPPIDTVRCSTAVRTRETLAATGLTAPVEYEASIYDASPRALIELIQLTDDDVDTLLLIGHAPGMPWTAWELAANRDCEPAVELSRKFPTSALAILEFDRPWAAADPGTGELVGFHVPR; this comes from the coding sequence ATGGTGCGCACCCTGATCCTGATGCGGCACGGCAAGTCCGCCTATCCACCCGGCGTGGCCGACCACGAGCGGCCGCTGGCCCCGCGCGGGCGCCGCGAGGCGGGCCTGGCCGGCGCCTGGCTGCGCGCCAATCAACCCCCGATCGACACGGTGCGCTGCTCGACCGCGGTCCGCACGCGGGAGACCTTGGCCGCGACCGGCCTCACCGCGCCGGTGGAGTACGAGGCGTCGATCTACGACGCGTCACCGCGCGCCCTGATCGAGCTGATCCAGCTCACCGACGACGACGTGGACACGCTGCTGCTGATCGGGCACGCGCCGGGCATGCCGTGGACGGCATGGGAACTCGCGGCCAACCGCGACTGCGAACCCGCGGTGGAACTGAGCCGCAAGTTCCCCACCTCGGCGCTGGCGATCCTGGAGTTCGATCGGCCGTGGGCCGCCGCCGATCCCGGAACCGGAGAGTTGGTGGGGTTCCACGTCCCCAGGTGA
- a CDS encoding DNA-directed RNA polymerase subunit beta', whose amino-acid sequence MLDVNFFDELRIGLATAEDIRQWSFGEVKKPETINYRTLKPEKDGLFCEKIFGPTRDWECYCGKYKRVRFKGIICERCGVEVTRAKVRRERMGHIELAAPVTHIWYFKGVPSRLGYLLDLAPKDLEKIIYFAAYVIVAVDEELRHNELSTLEAEMEVEKKAVADQRDADLEARAQKLEADMAELEAEGAKSDVRRKVKDGGEREMRQLRDRAQRELDRLDEIWTTFTKLSTKQLIVDEVLYRELQDRFGEYFTGAMGAEAIQKLMESFDIEAEAENLREVIRTGKGQKKLRALKRLKVVAAFQANGNSPMGMVLDAVPVIPPELRPMVQLDGGRFATSDLNDLYRRVINRNNRLKRLIDLGAPEIIVNNEKRMLQESVDALFDNGRRGRPVTGPGNRPLKSLSDLLKGKQGRFRQNLLGKRVDYSGRSVIVVGPQLKLHQCGLPKLMALELFKPFVMKRLVDLNHAQNIKSAKRMVERQRPQVWDVLEEVIAEHPVLLNRAPTLHRLGIQAFEPLLVEGKAIQLHPLVCEAFNADFDGDQMAVHLPLSAEAQAEARILMLSSNNILSPASGRPLAMPRLDMVTGLYYLTRLEEGAKGEYRAATKDEPEYGVYSSPAEAQMAVDRGELTVRSLIKVRLTDQRPPRDVEAELFPDGWTRGDAWTTKTTLGRVLFNDLLPADYAFIDEQMPKKRQAAIINDLAERYPMIVVAQTVDKLKDAGFYWATRSGVTVSMSDVLVPPEKTEIMERYEAQSDQIEKKYQRGALDHQERNNALVKIWQEATEEVGKALRAHYPADNPIITIVDSGATGNFTQTRTLAGMKGLVTNPKGEFIPRPIKSSFREGLTVLEYFINTHGARKGLADTALRTADSGYLTRRLVDVSQDVIVRETDCGTERGIMVAIAEKQADGTLIRDAHVETSTYARTLATDAVDAKGNVIVEKGHDLGDPAIDALLEAGITDVKVRSVLTCTTGTGVCAVCYGRSMATGKLVDIGEAVGIVAAQSIGEPGTQLTMRTFHQGGVAGDDITGGLPRVQELFEARVPKGKAPIAEVSGRVRLEDDDRFYKITIIPDDGSDEVLYDKLSKRQRLRVYKHDDGTERLLSDGDHVEVGQQLLEGSADPHEVLRVMGPRQVQVHLVHEVQEVYRSQGVSIHDKHIEVIVRQMLRRVTIIDSGATEFLPGSLVERAEFEASNRRVVAEGGEPASGRPVLMGITKASLATDSWLSAASFQETTRVLTDAAINCRSDKLIGLKENVIIGKLIPAGTGINRYRNIQVQPTEEARAAAYAVPSYDDTYYTPDGFGQTTGAAVPLDDYGFSDYR is encoded by the coding sequence GTGCTAGACGTCAACTTCTTCGATGAACTCCGGATCGGCTTGGCCACCGCCGAAGACATCCGCCAGTGGTCCTTCGGCGAGGTGAAGAAGCCGGAGACCATCAACTACCGCACGCTCAAGCCGGAGAAGGACGGCTTGTTCTGCGAGAAGATCTTCGGTCCCACCCGGGACTGGGAGTGCTACTGCGGCAAGTACAAGCGCGTCCGCTTCAAGGGCATCATCTGTGAGCGCTGTGGCGTCGAGGTGACCCGCGCCAAGGTGCGCCGCGAGCGGATGGGCCACATCGAGCTGGCCGCTCCGGTCACCCACATCTGGTACTTCAAGGGCGTGCCCTCGCGCCTGGGCTACCTGCTGGACCTGGCGCCGAAGGATCTCGAGAAGATCATCTACTTCGCCGCCTACGTCATCGTGGCCGTCGACGAAGAGCTGCGCCACAACGAGCTGTCCACGCTCGAGGCGGAGATGGAGGTCGAGAAGAAGGCCGTCGCCGATCAGCGCGACGCCGATCTCGAGGCCCGCGCGCAGAAGCTCGAGGCCGACATGGCCGAGCTGGAGGCCGAGGGTGCCAAGTCCGACGTCCGCCGTAAGGTCAAGGATGGCGGCGAGCGCGAGATGCGTCAGCTGCGCGACCGCGCCCAGCGTGAGCTGGACCGGCTCGACGAGATCTGGACCACCTTCACCAAGTTGTCCACCAAGCAGCTGATCGTGGACGAGGTCCTCTACCGCGAGCTGCAGGACCGCTTCGGCGAGTACTTCACCGGCGCGATGGGCGCCGAGGCGATCCAGAAGCTGATGGAGAGCTTCGATATCGAGGCCGAGGCGGAGAACCTTCGCGAGGTCATCCGGACCGGCAAGGGCCAGAAGAAGCTGCGTGCGCTCAAGCGCCTGAAGGTCGTCGCCGCGTTCCAGGCCAACGGCAACTCGCCGATGGGCATGGTGCTCGACGCCGTTCCGGTGATCCCGCCGGAGCTGCGCCCGATGGTGCAGCTCGACGGTGGCCGCTTCGCGACCTCCGACCTCAACGACCTGTACCGCCGCGTCATCAACCGCAACAACCGCCTCAAGCGACTGATCGATCTGGGCGCGCCCGAGATCATCGTCAACAACGAGAAGCGGATGCTGCAGGAGTCGGTCGACGCCCTGTTCGACAACGGCCGCCGCGGCCGCCCGGTCACCGGACCGGGCAACCGCCCGCTGAAGTCGCTGTCGGATCTGCTCAAGGGCAAGCAGGGTCGTTTCCGTCAGAACCTGCTCGGCAAGCGCGTCGACTACTCGGGCCGTTCGGTCATCGTCGTCGGCCCGCAGCTGAAGCTGCACCAGTGCGGTCTGCCGAAGCTGATGGCGCTGGAGCTGTTCAAGCCGTTCGTCATGAAGCGGCTGGTCGACCTGAACCACGCGCAGAACATCAAGTCCGCCAAGCGGATGGTGGAGCGGCAGCGGCCGCAGGTGTGGGACGTCCTCGAAGAGGTCATCGCCGAGCACCCCGTGCTGCTGAACCGCGCGCCCACCCTGCACCGGCTGGGTATCCAGGCCTTCGAACCACTTCTGGTGGAAGGCAAGGCCATTCAGCTGCACCCGCTGGTCTGTGAGGCGTTCAACGCCGACTTCGACGGTGACCAGATGGCCGTGCACCTGCCGCTGTCGGCGGAGGCGCAGGCCGAGGCCCGCATCCTGATGCTGTCCTCGAACAACATCCTGTCCCCGGCGTCCGGCCGCCCGCTGGCCATGCCCCGTCTGGACATGGTGACCGGCCTGTACTACCTGACCCGCCTGGAAGAGGGCGCGAAGGGCGAGTACCGGGCCGCCACCAAGGACGAGCCGGAGTACGGCGTGTACTCCTCGCCCGCCGAGGCCCAGATGGCCGTGGATCGCGGTGAGCTGACCGTGCGTTCGCTGATCAAGGTGCGCCTGACCGATCAGCGCCCGCCCCGCGACGTCGAGGCCGAGCTGTTCCCCGACGGCTGGACCCGTGGCGACGCGTGGACCACCAAGACCACGCTGGGCCGGGTGCTGTTCAACGATCTGCTCCCGGCGGACTACGCGTTCATCGACGAGCAGATGCCGAAGAAGCGGCAGGCGGCGATCATCAACGATCTCGCCGAGCGCTACCCGATGATCGTGGTCGCGCAGACCGTCGACAAGCTCAAGGACGCCGGTTTCTACTGGGCCACCCGGTCCGGTGTCACCGTCTCCATGTCGGACGTTCTGGTTCCGCCGGAGAAGACCGAGATCATGGAGCGCTACGAGGCGCAGTCGGATCAGATCGAGAAGAAGTACCAGCGTGGTGCGCTCGATCACCAGGAGCGCAACAACGCCCTGGTCAAGATCTGGCAGGAGGCCACCGAAGAGGTCGGTAAGGCGCTGCGCGCGCACTACCCGGCCGACAACCCGATCATCACGATCGTCGATTCGGGCGCCACGGGTAACTTCACCCAGACCCGTACTCTCGCGGGCATGAAGGGTCTGGTGACCAACCCGAAGGGTGAGTTCATCCCGCGGCCGATCAAGTCCTCCTTCCGCGAGGGCCTGACGGTTCTGGAGTACTTCATCAACACCCACGGTGCGCGAAAGGGTCTGGCCGACACCGCGCTTCGCACCGCCGACTCGGGTTACCTGACCCGTCGTCTGGTGGACGTGTCGCAGGACGTCATCGTGCGCGAGACCGACTGTGGCACCGAGCGCGGCATCATGGTCGCGATCGCGGAGAAGCAGGCCGACGGCACGCTCATCCGGGACGCGCACGTGGAGACCAGCACCTACGCCCGCACGCTGGCCACCGACGCGGTCGACGCCAAGGGCAACGTCATCGTGGAGAAGGGTCACGACCTCGGCGACCCGGCCATCGACGCGCTGCTGGAGGCCGGTATCACCGACGTCAAGGTGCGTTCGGTGCTGACCTGCACCACCGGTACCGGTGTCTGCGCGGTCTGCTACGGCCGTTCGATGGCGACCGGCAAGCTGGTCGACATCGGCGAGGCCGTCGGTATCGTCGCCGCCCAGTCCATCGGTGAGCCCGGTACCCAGCTGACCATGCGTACCTTCCACCAGGGTGGTGTCGCCGGTGACGACATCACGGGTGGTCTGCCCCGCGTGCAGGAGCTGTTCGAGGCGCGCGTGCCCAAGGGCAAGGCGCCGATCGCGGAGGTCTCCGGCCGGGTGCGGCTGGAAGACGACGACCGCTTCTACAAGATCACCATCATTCCGGACGACGGTTCGGACGAGGTGCTCTACGACAAGCTGTCGAAGCGTCAGCGGCTGCGGGTGTACAAGCACGACGACGGCACCGAGCGTCTGCTCTCCGACGGCGACCACGTCGAGGTCGGCCAGCAGCTGCTGGAGGGCTCGGCGGATCCGCACGAGGTGCTGCGCGTGATGGGCCCGCGTCAGGTGCAGGTCCACCTGGTCCACGAGGTCCAGGAGGTGTACCGGTCGCAGGGTGTGTCCATCCACGACAAGCACATCGAGGTCATCGTCCGGCAGATGCTGCGCCGCGTCACGATCATCGACTCGGGCGCGACTGAGTTCCTGCCCGGTTCGCTGGTCGAGCGCGCCGAGTTCGAGGCCTCGAACCGTCGCGTGGTGGCCGAGGGCGGCGAGCCCGCCTCGGGTCGCCCGGTGCTGATGGGTATCACCAAGGCGTCGCTCGCGACGGATTCGTGGCTGTCGGCGGCCTCCTTCCAGGAGACCACCCGCGTGCTCACCGACGCCGCGATCAACTGCCGCTCCGACAAGCTGATCGGCCTGAAGGAGAACGTGATCATCGGCAAGCTGATCCCGGCCGGTACCGGTATCAATCGCTACCGCAACATCCAGGTGCAGCCGACCGAGGAGGCCCGCGCGGCCGCCTACGCCGTGCCGTCCTACGACGACACCTACTACACCCCGGACGGCTTCGGCCAGACCACGGGTGCCGCGGTGCCGCTGGACGACTACGGCTTCAGCGACTACCGGTAA
- a CDS encoding dioxygenase family protein translates to MPAVYLSHGAPPLADDPHWPRQLAAWSAELPTPTAILVVSAHWEDAPVPLGATETVPLVYDFGGFPERYYRVRYPAPGAPDLAAKVRALLGNSVHDAPDRGLDHGAYVPLVEMYPRADVPVLQLSMPTLDPAALYELGRGLAPLRDEGVLIIGSGFFTHNLREMIPGAADAEAPTWSREFDDWGRETLAAGDVDALLNFRHTAPAAAHAHPRIEHFAPLFVTLGAGEADLTEPRTAIDGFWHGLAKRSIQLG, encoded by the coding sequence ATGCCCGCGGTGTACCTGAGCCATGGCGCGCCGCCGCTGGCCGACGATCCGCACTGGCCCCGGCAACTCGCCGCGTGGTCGGCCGAATTGCCCACGCCCACCGCGATTCTCGTGGTGTCCGCGCACTGGGAGGACGCGCCGGTCCCCCTGGGCGCCACCGAGACGGTGCCGCTGGTCTACGACTTCGGGGGCTTCCCGGAGCGCTACTACCGGGTGCGCTACCCCGCCCCGGGCGCGCCCGACCTCGCCGCGAAGGTGCGTGCGCTGCTGGGGAATTCGGTCCACGACGCCCCCGACCGCGGCCTCGATCACGGCGCGTACGTGCCGCTGGTGGAGATGTATCCGCGGGCCGACGTCCCGGTCCTCCAGCTGTCCATGCCGACGCTGGACCCGGCCGCCCTCTACGAGCTCGGCCGCGGGCTCGCGCCCCTGCGCGACGAGGGCGTACTGATCATCGGCAGCGGCTTCTTCACCCACAATCTGCGCGAGATGATCCCCGGCGCGGCCGACGCCGAGGCCCCCACCTGGTCGCGAGAGTTCGACGACTGGGGCCGAGAGACCCTGGCCGCAGGCGATGTCGACGCGCTGCTGAACTTCCGCCACACCGCCCCCGCCGCCGCCCACGCCCATCCCCGCATCGAACATTTCGCCCCCCTGTTCGTCACCCTCGGCGCAGGCGAGGCCGACCTGACCGAGCCCCGCACGGCAATCGACGGCTTCTGGCACGGACTGGCCAAACGATCGATCCAACTGGGCTGA
- a CDS encoding NAD(P)-dependent oxidoreductase: MPYGKEPIATYSDGVAVIVAAMRRHGVRRLVAVSSSALDPRPYPDAGFLFNRVLRPYVVKVLGRTTYDDMRRMERAIVASEVDWTIVRPGGLYDLPEATDYTLVEGRAEGRFTARADLAASLLRLLDDDRFVHRTVGVMTTVANPTVLQLIRREAFAKR, from the coding sequence GTGCCCTACGGGAAGGAGCCGATCGCCACGTATTCGGACGGGGTGGCGGTGATCGTCGCGGCGATGCGGCGACACGGGGTGCGGCGGCTGGTCGCGGTCAGCTCCAGCGCGCTGGATCCGCGTCCGTACCCGGACGCCGGATTCCTGTTCAACCGGGTGCTGCGGCCGTATGTGGTCAAGGTGCTCGGCCGCACCACCTACGACGACATGCGGCGGATGGAGCGGGCGATCGTCGCGAGCGAGGTGGACTGGACGATCGTGCGCCCGGGCGGGCTGTACGACCTGCCGGAGGCCACCGATTACACCCTCGTCGAGGGGCGGGCCGAGGGGCGGTTCACGGCGCGGGCCGATCTCGCCGCGAGCCTGCTGCGGCTGCTCGACGACGACCGGTTCGTGCACCGGACGGTCGGGGTGATGACTACGGTCGCGAATCCGACCGTGCTGCAACTGATTCGGCGCGAGGCGTTCGCGAAGCGGTGA
- a CDS encoding GTP cyclohydrolase II, whose product MNSTPGVGATVRTRVRIPLTFGDGYSTAAEAVTFDGLGDGREHLALILGEFRPQGTPLVRLHSECLTGDVFGSARCDCGPQLRESAQRIAEAGGVLLYLRQEGRDIGLYNKLDAYALQDGGLDTYQANAALGLPEDGRDYTAAAQMLSALGIAAVDLLTNNPDKPRQLRELGIAVRTTVPTGVHATATNMRYLRAKVERTGHTIRLIG is encoded by the coding sequence ATGAACTCCACTCCCGGCGTCGGCGCCACCGTGCGCACCCGCGTGCGCATCCCGCTCACCTTCGGCGACGGCTATTCGACCGCCGCGGAGGCGGTCACCTTCGACGGGCTCGGCGACGGCAGGGAACATCTCGCCCTGATTCTCGGCGAATTCCGGCCGCAGGGCACCCCGCTGGTGCGGCTGCACTCGGAGTGCCTGACCGGCGACGTATTCGGTTCCGCGCGTTGCGATTGCGGCCCGCAGCTGCGCGAGTCCGCGCAGCGCATCGCCGAGGCCGGCGGGGTGCTGCTGTACCTGCGGCAGGAGGGGCGCGATATCGGCCTGTACAACAAGCTGGACGCCTACGCGCTGCAGGACGGGGGCCTGGACACCTACCAGGCCAATGCCGCCCTGGGGCTGCCCGAGGACGGCCGCGACTACACCGCGGCGGCCCAGATGCTGTCCGCCCTCGGCATCGCCGCCGTGGATCTGTTGACCAACAACCCGGACAAGCCGCGGCAACTGCGCGAATTGGGGATCGCCGTGCGCACCACGGTCCCGACGGGTGTGCACGCCACCGCGACCAATATGCGCTACCTGCGCGCCAAGGTCGAGCGCACCGGCCACACCATCCGCCTGATCGGCTGA
- a CDS encoding Cmx/CmrA family chloramphenicol efflux MFS transporter → MPLVVFVLAAAVFAQGTSEFMFSGLLGPIAVGTGVSIGTAGLLTSLFAVGMIVGAPGMAMSAGRWPARRSLAGFLLIFLLAHVIGATTTIFGVLLVTRAVAAVANAGFLAVTLAVLPALAGPDRIGRATSTVLSGVTLACVVGVPAGAMLGQRWGWQSALWGVALVALPALLATVWLVPGSLRPGAKDDVAQPDSAAIRREWRVVLDPLVRVPLLIGALVNAATFAAFTYLGVLITEVSGGAPRWIPIALALFGIGSFVGVTAAGRYADRQARRIVSIGTVVLVIIWGATSSVAAVLAALLVLTPIAGATAFGVGSTVIGLIVRAATPAAPRLGGALATTALNIGAALGPAIAGIAIGHTGTATAAVWTSTVLSVVAVVAAVRFSAAARPDRALRR, encoded by the coding sequence ATGCCCTTGGTGGTATTCGTCCTGGCTGCCGCGGTGTTCGCGCAGGGGACGTCGGAGTTCATGTTTTCGGGACTGTTGGGGCCGATCGCCGTCGGCACCGGGGTGTCCATCGGGACGGCGGGGCTGCTGACCTCGCTGTTCGCGGTCGGGATGATCGTCGGCGCGCCGGGGATGGCGATGTCGGCGGGGCGGTGGCCCGCGCGCCGGTCGCTGGCCGGATTCCTGCTGATATTCCTGCTCGCGCACGTAATCGGCGCGACCACAACGATATTCGGTGTGCTGCTGGTGACCCGGGCGGTGGCCGCCGTGGCGAACGCCGGATTTCTGGCGGTGACCCTGGCGGTGCTGCCCGCGCTGGCCGGGCCGGATCGGATCGGCCGGGCCACCTCGACGGTGCTGTCCGGCGTGACGCTGGCCTGCGTGGTGGGCGTCCCCGCCGGGGCGATGCTCGGGCAGCGCTGGGGTTGGCAGTCGGCACTGTGGGGTGTCGCGCTCGTCGCGCTGCCCGCGCTGCTCGCCACGGTGTGGCTGGTCCCGGGATCGCTGCGGCCGGGGGCGAAAGACGATGTCGCACAACCGGACAGCGCCGCGATCCGGCGGGAGTGGCGGGTCGTGCTCGACCCGCTCGTCCGCGTTCCGCTGCTGATCGGGGCGCTGGTCAATGCCGCCACCTTCGCCGCGTTCACCTACCTCGGCGTCCTGATCACCGAGGTGAGCGGGGGTGCGCCGCGGTGGATTCCGATCGCACTGGCGCTGTTCGGCATCGGATCGTTCGTCGGTGTGACCGCGGCGGGCCGATACGCCGACCGTCAGGCCCGCCGCATCGTCTCGATCGGCACGGTGGTGCTCGTCATCATCTGGGGCGCGACATCGTCGGTCGCCGCGGTGCTTGCGGCCCTGCTGGTGCTGACGCCGATCGCCGGAGCCACCGCATTCGGGGTCGGTTCCACGGTGATCGGCCTCATCGTCCGGGCCGCCACTCCCGCCGCACCCCGGTTGGGTGGCGCGCTGGCGACGACGGCGCTCAATATCGGCGCGGCCCTGGGCCCGGCCATCGCCGGAATTGCCATCGGGCACACCGGAACCGCCACCGCGGCCGTCTGGACCAGCACGGTCCTGTCCGTCGTCGCCGTGGTGGCGGCCGTTCGTTTCAGCGCGGCAGCGCGTCCAGACCGGGCACTACGGCGCTAG